The following nucleotide sequence is from Halomonas chromatireducens.
TTGGCGTCACCGCTCTGGCAAACGCTGCTCCGGTCACCCATATGGGAGGGGACATCACAGAAGAACAGGTACTCGCCACTCAGCGGGCATGGGGAGAGGCCCTGGTCGACATTTCTGATACGTACAAAGCAGAAGGCATCGACGCCGCCACCGAGCTCGCCCGCAACGTCATCGACAGCGCCTACGGCCATGCGATGGGTCCGATACTGTTCAAGCCCACGCTTACCAAGGCTCCCCAGACGTTCCGCACCACTCCGGAAGGCGCACTCGCCTACTTTGTGGGTCATGATGACGCCTATCCTGATGACAGTGGCTTCGCCTTGAAAGGCTGGCAGGAAGTCAGCATCGACAATTCCGCTATCTTCATCAGCGGCGACGTCGCCATGACCATTGGCACCGTGTCCATTCTCGATGCCGATGGACATACCACCACTGTGGACAAGACCTGGGGCTACCATCTGGACGACGAGGGTGAGCTCCGTATCGTTCTGCATCACTCCTCACTGCCATACACCGAATAGTCCCACACGGAATATGCCGGATGCACTGTATGAGTATCCAATCTGCGGCCCTATACCGTCAGGTGCTCCTTGATCAGTGCATCCGATAGCTCCCCGATCCCCCCCTTGGCCACCGGTCGACCACGGTTCATGATCACGAAGCGATCCGCGTACTTGCGGGCGAAGGGCAGCTTCTGCTCCACCAGCAGCACCGTGAGCCCATCCTCGTCGATCAGCTTGCGGATCACCTCGCCAATCTGGGCGACGATATTGGGCTGGATCCCCTCCCCCGGCTCATCGAGGATCAACAGGCGGGGCTCGATTACCAGCGCCCGGCCGATGGCCAGCTGCTGCTGCTGCCCCCCGGAGAGATCACCGCCACGGCGGTGTTTCATCTCGGCGAGCACCGGGAACAGCTCGAATACCCGTTCCGGGATGCTGCGCTTGCCATCGCGGCGTGCCGCCAGTCCGGTACGCAGGTTCTCCTCCACCGTCATCAGCGGAAATATCTGGCGTCCTTGGGGCACATAGCCAATGCCCAGGCGCGAGCGCTCCTCAACCCGTTTCCTGGTCAGCTCAACGTCATCCGCGTAGCGGATGCTGCCGCTGGAGATGGCCACCTCACCCATGATCGCCTTCAGCAGCGTGGTCTTGCCGACGCCGTTGCGACCCATCACGCAGGTACACTGGCCGGCAGGCACGTCCAGATCGAGGTCCCACAGGGTATGGCTCTCGCCGTAGTACTGGTTGAGCTTGTCGACGGTCAGCATCAGGCCACCTCCTCTTCGGCGTCGGCCCCCAGGTAGACCTCGACCACTTTCGGGTCGTTGGACACCTGGTCCATGCTGCCCTCGGCCAGCACGCTACCCTGGTGGAGCACCGTCACCTTACGTGCGATGGAGCGCACGAAGCCCATGTCGTGCTCCACGACGACCACCGACTGCTTGCCGGCAAGGCCGGTGAGCAGCTCGGCGGTGCGCTCCATCTCCTGCTCGGTCATGCCGGCCACCGGCTCGTCGACGAGCAGCAGACGCGGCCGCTGCATCAGCAGCATGCCGATCTCCAGCCACTGCTTCTGGCCGTGGGAGAGGATGCCCGCCGGACGTAGGCGAAGCTCGGCAAGGCCGATGGTTTCCAGCACCTCCTCGATGCGCTCGCGAATGGACGGCGTCATTCTGGCCGTGAGGGTCGGCAGGATGCGCTTGTCCGCCGCCATGGCCAGCTCCAGGTTCTCGAACACCGTCAATGCCTCGAACACGGTGGGCTTCTGGAACTTGCGGCCGATGCCGAGGCTGGCGATCTCCGGCTCGTTCATGGTCAGGAGATCATGGCGGCTGCCGAACCACACCTTGCCGGCATCGGGGCGGGTCTTGCCGGTGATGATGTCCATCATGGTGGTTTTGCCGGCCCCGTTGGGCCCGATGATGCAGCGCAGCTCGCCGTCGTCGATGGTCAGGTTCAGGTCGTTGATCGCCTTGAATCCATCGAAGCTGACCGTGACGTCCTCGAGGTAAAGGATGGGCCCATGGCGCACATCCACCGGCGATGCCGCCGGCACCAGGAAGTCGAACACACGATCCCGGTCGGCCAGTGATCTGAGAAAGCTCATGCCGCTACCTCCTTGCCGCGTGGAGTGGGCGATTCGTCGTCCTTGCCACGGTGTTTCCGGCGCCGGACGCGATAGGCCAGCAGTCCAGCCACCCCCTTGGGCAGAAATACCGTCACCAGCACGAACATCGCGCCCAGGGCGAACAGCCAGGCATCCGGCATCACCCCAGTGAAGACCGTCTTGGCGTAGTTGACCAGGATGGCGCCGATCACCGCGCCGTAGAGCGTCGCGCGGCCGCCCAGCGCCACCCAGAGCACGATCTCGATGGAGAATACCGGCGAGAATTCGCTGGGATTGATGATGCCCACCTGGGGTACGTAGAGCGCCCCAGCCAGGCCGGCCAGCATCGCCGAAACCACGAAGACGAAGAGCTGGAAGCGCTCGACCCGATAGCCGATGAAGCGCGTTCGCGCCTCCGCATCGCGGGTCGCCACGCAGACCCGGCCCAGCTTGCTGCCGACGATGGCACGGCACAGGACGTAGCCCACGGCCAGGGCCACCCCGGTGGCGATGAACAGGCCCAGCCGGGTGGCATCGCTTCTCAGGTTGTAACCGAGGATGTCGCGGAAGTCGGTCAGGCCGTTGTTGCCGCCGAAGCCCATCTCGTTGCGGAAAAACGCCAACATCAGGGCGAAGGTCAACGCCTGGGTGATGATCGACAGATAGACCCCCGTCACCCGCGAGCGGAATGCCAGGAAGCCGAACACCAGGGCCAGCAGGCCAGGTGCCAGCAGCACCATGGCGAAGGCGAACCAGGCCATGTCGAAGCCAGTCCAGTACCAGGGCAGGCTGTCCCAGTTGAGGAACACCATGAAGTCCGGCAGTTCGGGATGACCGTAGACACCGCGGTCACCAATCTGGCGCATCAGGTACATGCCCATGGCATAGCCGCCCAGGGCGAAGAAGGCGCCGTGCCCCAGGCTCAGAATGCCCAGATAGCCCCACACCAGGTCCACCGCGACGGCGAGCAGCGCATAGCTCAGGTACTTGCCGAACAGGTTGACGGTATAGGCGTTGACGTAGAGCGGATGCCCCTGGGGTACGGCCACATGAAGGATCGTCACCAGGACCAGCGCGGCGAGCAGCACGCCGAGGAACAGCTGGGTCGATCGCTCGGTAAAGGGTCTTCCTAGCCAATGCATGCGTTAACCCTCCGCTGCCCGGCCCTTCTGCGGAAAGAGTCCGCGGGGGCGCTTCTGGATGAAAAGAATGATGAAGACGAGCACGATGATCTTGGCCAGCACGGCACCGGCCCAGGGCTCGAGAATCTGGTTGATCACGCCCAGCGACAGTCCCGCCACCAGGGTGCCCCAGAGGTTGCCCACCCCACCGAAGACCACCACCATGAACGAGTCGATGATGTAGTTCTGCCCCAGGTTGGGGCCAACGTTGGTGAGCTGGGAGAGCGCCACCCCGGCCAGGCCGGCGACGCCGGAGCCCAGGGCGAAGGTCATGATGTCGACCCGGGTGGCGCGAATGCCCATCGAGCGCGCCATGGCGCGATTCTGGGTCACGGCGCGCACCTCCAGGCCGAGCCGGGTGCGGCGCATGATCAGCATCAGGGCGGCGAATACCACCAGGGTGAAGCCCAGCACATACATGCGATTGAGGGTCAGCGACAGGGCATCGTTGACGACCAGCGAACCACTCATCCAATCCGGGGTGACCACGGTCCGGTTCTGCGGGGAGATGGCCGTGCGCACTAGCTGCTGCAGGATCAGACTGATGCCGAAGGTGGCCAGTAGGGTCTCCAGGGGGCGTCCCTTGAGAAACTGGATGACGCCGCGTTCGATGGCGATGCCGGCCAATGCCGAGACCATGAACCCGGCGGGTATCGACAGGATCAGCGCCAGACCGGGCTGTCCCGGAATCAGCTGCTGCATGGCCCAGGTGGTATAGGCGCCGAGCATGATCAGCTCGCCGTGGGCCATGTTGATGACGCCCATCACACCGAAAGTGATGGCCAGGCCAATGGCCGCCAGCACGAGTACCGAACCCAGGCTCAGACCGAAATAGAGGGTCTCGAGGCCGCGGTTGATCCGCAGGTTCTGCTCGATGCTGTTCAGCGCCGCCTGGGCGGCGTCGGCGACCACCGGGTCATCGCCCATCACCGCCCGATTCAATGCAACACGCACCCGGGGATGGAGACTGCCCTCAAGGTCGGCAACGGCATCGAGTTCCCCCTGCTCCAGACGATGGATCGCCAGCGCCTGGGTCAGCCTGGCGCGCACCCGGCGATCCTCCTCCTGCTCGATGACACCGGCCAATGGCTCCGCCAGATCGGCATCGACCTCGCCGAGCAGGCGCTCCGCCGAGGCGCGGCGCAGCTCGAGATCCGGTGAGTAGAGATCAACCACGGCAATGGCGCTGCGCAGCTGATTGCGCAGGGCATTGTTGATACCGATGCGATCAAGCTCGCGGCGCGACATCTCACCGAGCGCTTCCCCGGACAGCGCATCCGCCACCGGCCAATCGCGACCACGGTTGTCGAGCACCACCACGAAGCGGCCATCGTCAGTACGCTGCAGGCGACCGTCGAGGAGCGCCGAGAGCCAGTCGCGGGCGCGCGTATCGTCGCTCTGGACGATGGCATCTATGGCTTCGCCCTTGGCCGGATAGGAGTCGACATCGAGCGCTTCGAGCAGCTCAAGGGCCGCGGCGTCATCGCCGGCGTAGGAAGACTGTGCTTGCGCAGCCCCAGCCGTGATACACAGGGAAATCAGCAGGATCAACATCGCCAGGCAGCGAGAAGGTCGGCCAGCAGCGCTGCCGGCACTCGCCTTGACCGCCACTGGCCAGGGCAACGGGAAAATCCTCATCGGAGCTTTCCTCTGGATAGAGACGAGAAGGCATCTGGATAGAGACAAGATGGCGTGCGTCCCGCCGCCCGGCCGGGCGGCGGGGAAATCGACTCACTCGATTTATTCGGCCAAGGCAGCCTCGGCTTCTTCGGCCGCAGTGCTGCCGCCGCAGGAGCCGGTGGCGACATTGAAGTTGCCGCAGCGCATCGGTGCGCGCCAGTCGGCAATCAGGTCACGGGAGCCCGGCAGGTAGTCGGACCAGGCATCGCCGGCCACGGTGGAGGGTGTCCGCCAGACCACGTCGAACTGGCCATTGTCCTGGATCTCACCGATCAGCACCGGCTTGGTGATGTGGTGGTTGGGCATCATCGCCGCATAGCCGCCGGTCAGGTTGGGTACGGTGACACCGATGATCGCCTCCTTGATCGCGTCGACGTCGGTGGTACCGGCCTTGCGCACCGCCTCGGCCCACATGTTGAAGCCGATGTAGTGAGCCTCCATGGGATCGTTGGTCACCGCCTCCTCGTCGCCGGTGTAATCGATCCAGGCGTCGATGAAGTCATAGTTTTCATCGGTGTCGACGCTCATGAAGTAGTTCCAGGCGGCCAGGTGGCCGACCAACGGGCCGGTGTTGATCCCGGTCAGCTCCTGCTCGCCCACCGAGAATGCGACCACCGGGATATCCGCAGCGTCAACGCCCTGGTTGGCCAGTTCCGTATAGAAAGGCACGTTGGCATCCCCGTTGATGGTGGACACCACCGCGGTCTTCTTGCCCTCGCTGCCGAAGCGACGAATATCCGAGACGATGTTCTGCCAGTCGGAGTGACCGAAGGGCGTGTAGTTGATCATGATGTCGTCGTCGGCCACCCCGTGTTCTTCCTTGAGGAAGGCCTCGAGGATACGGTTGGTGGTGCGCGGATAGACGTAGTCGGTGCCGGCCAGCACCCAGCGCTCCACGCCCACCTCGTTCAGCAGGTACTCGACGGCGGGAATGGCCTGCTGGTTGGGCGCCGCTCCGGTATAGAAGACGTTCTCGGAGGACTCCTCACCCTCATACTGCACCGGGTAGAACAGCAGGCCGTTGAGCTCCTCGAAGACGGGCAGCACGGCCTTGCGCGAGACCGAGGTCCAGTTGCCGAAGACCACATCGACTTCATGTTGGGCCAGCAACTCGCGGGCACGCTCGGCGAACAGCGGCCAGTTGGAGGCCGGGTCGACCACCACCGCCTCGAGCTGGCGACCCAGCAGGCCACCCTGCTCGTTCTGCTGCTCGATCAGCATTTCCACGGTGTCCTTGAGCACCGTCTCGCTGATCGCCATGGTGCCGGACAGCGAGTGGAGAATGCCCACCTTGATCGGTTCTTCGGCCAGCGCCTGGGCGCTGAAGCCAAGGCTGGCAGTGGTAACCAGTGCGGCAGCCGCCAGCCGTGAAGGACGAAGATAGGGATGGAGATAGGGACGGGACAGGACCTTGCGTCGGGATTCGTTCACTTGTCACTCCTTGCACCTTCCTGCGGGAAGGTTTCATTGTGATGGCATCGCACTGGGTCAAAGGACCGTCCGTGCGGGTCTCAGCCATCAGTCTTTGCAAGGCCTGCGCCACCCTCACGCAAAAATCGTAAATCTTTTAAATTTCAATATATTGGAAACACCCGCCAGGACCATTCACATATCCCTCGGCACTACCATGGTGCAGACAGAGTCCCCTTTCTCCGCACTTCCCGCACCGTTCGCGTGCAGGGCACACAAAAAAGGGGCACCGGTCTGCACCGGCGCCCCAACATCAAAACCCTGGCGTGATCATGTCCGTGCGCGGCGCGCCTTTGCCAGGCCCTGCTTCACCACTGGAAGCAGCAGCGACAGCGCGGCGATGATCAGCAGCCACATGGAGATCGGCTTGTCGATGAAGATCATCCAGTCACCACCCGAGATCTGCAGCGCCCGGCGCATGGATTCTTCCATGATGGCACCGAGGATCAGCGCCAGGATCAGCGGCGCCGCCGGGAAGCCGAACAGGCGCATGCCGAGTCCCACCAGGCCGAATCCCAGCAGCAGGAGCAGATCGAAGACACTGAAGCTCATGCCGTAGACCCCCACCATGCAGAAGATCAGGATCAGGGCGAGCAGCAGCGGACGCGGCATCTCGAGGATCTTGGCGATATAGGGAATCAGCGGCAGGTTGAGCACCAGCAGGAAGATGTTGCCGATGTACATACTGGCGATGACGCCCCAGAACACGTCGGGACGGTCGACCAGCATGGCCGGCCCCGGGCTGACGCCCATGACCAGCAGCGCGCCCAGCAGCACCGCCGTGGTGCCGGAACCGGGCACGCCAAGCGTCAGCAGCGGGACAAAGGAGCCGGTACAGGCGGCATTGTTGGCCGCCTCGGGGGCCGCGACGCCCTTGATATTGCCCTTGCCGAAGGTATCCCCATCCTTGGCCAGGCGCTTTTCCATGCTGTAGCCGAGGAATGAACCGATAGTGGCACCGGCCCCAGGCAATACGCCGGTGAAGAAACCGAGCACGGAGCTACGGGCGATGGGCGGCGCGATCTCGCGAACCTCGCTTCGGCTCAGCTTCAGCGAACCGATGGCATTGCGCGGCTGCTCCTTGCCCCCGCCACCACGCAGCAGCATGTAGAACACTTCAGCCAGCGCGAAGATACCCAGCGCCACCACCAGGAAGTCGATACCGTCGAGGAGATGAGCAGTGCCGAAGGTGAATCGCTCCGTGCCGGTCTGAAGGTCGATGCCCATGATCGAGATCATCACCCCTATCACGGCAGCGATCAGTCCCTTGACCAGTGACTTGTCGGAGAGCGACACCACCGCGGTCAGGCCCAGCACCATCAGGGAAAAGTACTCGGCCGGCCCGAAGCTGACCGCGACCTTCGACAGCATCGGTGCCACCAGCATCAGGAAGACGATGGAGATGGTGCCGCCGACGAAGGACGCATATGCGGCAATGGCCAGGGCCTTGCCCGCCAGCCCCTGCTTGGCCATTGGATAGCCGTCGAACGAGGTTGCCACGGTACCGGCGACGCCCGGCGCGTTGAGCAGGATCGATGAGCTCGAGCCACCGAAGATAGCACCGTAGTAGACCCCTGCCATCAGGATCAAGCCGGACGAGGGCTCCATGGCAAAGGTGATCGGGATCATCAGCGCCAGGGCACTGATCGGACCCAGGCCCGGCAGCATGCCGATGATGGTGCCGGCAAACACACCGGCGAAGACGTAGGCGATGTTCATCGGCTCCAGCGCGATACCGAAGCCGTACATCAGGTTGTTCAGCGATTCCATGGGAGACTCCGGGCCGTGGTCAGAGCGGCAGCAAACCGGTGGGCAGATAGACACCCATGATCCGAGTCATGGTCAGGTAGAGAGTCAGCACGACGCCCAGCGAGGTGGCAAGGTTGACCCCATGGCGGCGATAGCCGTAGTACCAGGCCAGCCCGAAGACCAGCGATACGGAGGCCAGCACGAAGCCTACCGGCACCAGCAGCAGCGCGTAGGCCACGATAGCCAGGGTGGTCACGATGACCCGCGACCATGGCTTCAGCAGCAGCGGGGCGGCCTGCTCTTCGGGGTCCAGCTCCTCGGGTACGTCCTGTGACTTGGGCTTCTCCAGGAACAACAGCAGGGACAGGCCCAGCAGCGTGAAGCCCAGCACCTTGGGGAAGAGATCGGAGTCGATCGGCCTTGGCAGCGGAAAGGGACGGATCTGCCAGGCCATGGCCAGGTAGCCTACCGCTAGCGCGGCCAGCACCAGAGCAATGATCTGGTTGGAATTGAGTCGAGTCATGGCGGACCTCGAGCCTGAGGGGCTCAAGCAGTGGCTGAAGGGGCTGTTGTGATGATTCGCATCGACGAAATCTGGCTGGCCACCGAGCCCCTGGATATGCGCGCCGGACCCGATACGTCACTGGCCCGGGTGGTGGCACCGCTCGCTCCTTCGACGGGGGCGCCCAGGGCGACGAGCATGAAACCGCCCTGGCCAGGCTGCTGCCATCGCTGGCCAAGCACTGGCACAACAAGCGCGGACCCGGGTTCATGGCCGTGGCCACGTCGCCTTCCTGCACGCTGGGTTCGTGGGTGTCGTAGTCGCCGACCCGCTCGCCGATAGTGGCGAAGTCGAAGTCTTCCTGGCGGCTCATCAGGCTCATCACCACGCAGACCAGGGTGCTGGCGCCATAGGCGGTCAGCGAGGCCAGCAGTACGGTGTAGTCGCGCAGGAAGTCGGTGGCGAACACCAGCATCGCCACCAGCGCCAGGGCGGCGGCGATGAACCCGGCGATGCGGCCCAGGAAGCCGAACACCATCAGGCCGATGATCACGCCGCCACCGATGCTGGCCAGCACCTCGAAGAACAGGCCGCTGGCGCCGCTCATGGGCAGCAGCTCGAAGCGCGCCAGGCAGAACAGCACCATGGCCACCAGTACCGAGGTGGTGAAGGCCTGATTGGTGACCCGGTTCCAGAAGCAGCTGGCGATGACCGGGAAGACGATGGCGCCCCACAGCGCGCCGACGAACACCAGCATCACCAGGATATCCAGCGAGAAGCTGGCGAAGACGATGCCCACCGCGGTGGCGACGATCATGGTCAGGCGGCCCACCAGCAGCATGCGCTTGGGGTCGGCCTTGCCGCGGGCGATGTTCTTGCCGTAGACATCGGCCATCATGATCGCCGACAGCGCGGAGAGATCGGAGTCGGCGGTAGAGGAGAGCGAGCCGATCACCAGGATGAAGAACAGCGCAATGAACAGCGGCGGCAGATAGCCGGACACCATCTGCGGGATCAGGTTGTTCATGTCACCGCCCATTGGCTCGACGCCCAAGGTCAGCGCCATCAGGCCGATCATGCCCAGCCCGATGACGATGGCACCGTAGCCGATGGTCGCGGTGATGAAGGTTGGCTTGATATGACTCTCGTTCACCGCGAACAGGCGCTGGGAAATGGTCTGGTTACCGATCGCATAGGCCAGCACGGCGACGAAGAAGGGCGCGCCCTGGTAGAGAATGGCATCCATGGAGAACAGGTTGGCCTGCTCGACCGTCAGGTTATCCAGGCCAGCCACCAGCTCGCTGGGACCGCCCATGGCGAAGAACACCGCGGGGATGATCACGATGGCAATCGCCATCAGCGCCACCAGCTGTGCGAAGTCGGTCATCACCGAGGCGCGGAACCCCGACCACAGCGTATACAGCAGTACGCCGAAGCCGGCAATGATCACCCCGGCCTGGAACGACAGCGGCGAGAGCACCGAGACCAGCGCGCCGGCGGCGGTGAAGTTGACCATCAGGCTGATCACGCTGCCCAGCACGTTGGAGAGCGCCAGGATCAGCTGACTGGAGGAGCCGTGACGGGCGTGGATCAGTTCGCCCAGGGTGTGGGCATTGGGGGCGAGCTTGCGAAAGCGCCGGCCGAAGGGGTAGATGAACAGGATCATCAGTGCCCCCCACAGTCCGTAGTGAATGGGGCCAGAGACGCCGTAGGTATAGCCGGAAGTGGCGGCGGCGTAGAAGGAGGCGGCCCAGATCCAGGTGGCGGTCATGCTGGCGGCGCCCATGCCGAAGCCCACGCGGTGGTTGGAGACCATGAAGGCGTCGGCGTCTTCGTTCTTCTTGCGGATGCCCAGCGTCATCAGGTAGGTGCCGCCGTAGAAGGCGAGCAGCAGCAAGATGACGGTCAGGGTCGAAAATTGATAGAGCGATTCGCTGTTCAAGGGCAATCCCTCGGTGGATGGAACGAACACGCCCGGGCCGGTCGATCAGGTCGACATGCCGGACGCAGTGATGGTGCTGTGGGGGGGCCAGGCCCAAAGGCGGCTTGAGGCTGATCAGCGCTCAGGCATTAGCGCAGAGACAAGCAGGCTGACGCCAGGCGTGGCGCAGCCTCGGGTGCTATCGATCAGGCACGGCAAGACGATGCCGTCAGTCAGGCATTACCCCGCAGCGGCGAGGTCGGGGGGCGGGCGGCGCGGCATGCACCGTCCTTCATCGGCGTAGTGGCGCGACATGGATTCCTTCTCTATCGATGGCGTCGACGACGTACAGTCGAGAGTACCGGTGATCCAGTCTGCATGTAGGCAAGACCAGGGTGTCCCATGGCGGGACCTGTCAGGGATCGGTTATCAGTATTATTGCCTGATCCAAGGGTCGTATACCCTACTGATCTATCCTGAAAAAGTCCAATCGGTGCCGAATCGGCGGAAAATTGCGTCTAGTTGCGCCGAAATGTCGGCTGCGATCCCGCTGCGGGCTCAGTTGATCATTCCAGGAAGCCAGGTGGCGATGGCCGGGAAGGCGATCAGCAGGGCGACCAGCAGCATCGAGCAGAGGATATAGGGAATCGCCGCGGCGTAGATCTCGCGCATGGTGGTGCCCTTGGGGGCCACCCCCTTCATCACGAACAGCAGCAGCCCAAGCGGTGGCGTCGAGAAGCTGATCTCCAGGGCCAGCAGCACGATGATGCCGAACCAGATCGGATCGAAGCCCAGCACCTGCGCCAGCGGGAAGAAGAACGGCACCGTCAGCATCATGATGGAGATCTGCTCCATGAAGGTGCCGAGTACCAGCAGCACGGCGAACATCGCCAGCAGCATCAGGATGGGTGCCAGGTCGAAGCTGGTGGCCCACTGGATCAGTCCGCTGGAGGCGCCGGAGAAGGCCAGCAGCTGGCTGAAGGTGGCGGAGCCGAAAACGATCAGGTAGGCCATCAGCGTGACCTTCAGTGCCCCGGTGACCGATAGCTTGAACGCCTCCCAGGTCATGCAGCGGAAGACGAAGGCCAGCACCATGGCGCCCAGGGCTCCGAACGCAGCCGCCTCGGAAGGGGTGGCGAAGCCCATCAGCATCAGCGCCACGATCAGCACCATCACGCTGATCATCGGCACGATGTCGGTGAGAATCAGCATCAGCTTCTGCTTGAGGGGAACCGGCTCCAGTTCGTAGTTGGGGGCGGCAGAGGGGTCGATCCGGGTGTGGATCCAGATGGTGGCGATATAGAGACAGGCCAGCACCAGGCCCGGCAGAATGCCGGCGATAAGCAGGGCGCCGATGTCGATCTTGGCCAGGGTGGCCAGCAGTACCGCCAGCGCCGAGGGTGGAATGATGATGGCCAGGCCGCCGGTGCCCAGGATCGGGCCGATGGCCATGTGCTTCTTGTAGCCGCGGCGCTCCATCTCGGGCACCAGCAGCGAGCCCATCAGCGCCGTGGACCCCATGGAGGAGCCACTCAGGGTCGAGAACCCGGTACCCCCCACGACGGTGACATAGGATAGCCGGCCAGGCACCTTGCCCATCAGCTGGTCGATGGCATTGAACATCTTCATGCCCATGCCGGTGCGGAAGAACAGTTCGCCCATCAGCAGAAACAGCGGGATCGGCACCAGGTTGAAGCTTGACAGGGCGCCGAAGCCGTTGTTCAGCATTTGGATGATGCCGTTCTGTCCGCCCATGAAGTACCAGGCGCCGATGACGTTGGCGGCCAGGAACGCCAGCGCAATGGGCGTACCGATGGCCATGAAGCCGAGGATCAGGGCCAGGAGAAAGGCCAGGGCCAGATACCATTCCATTATTCTTTTATCCCCGCTTCGCCGCTGTGAAGAATGTCTCGACCCACCACGAAGCGGGCGAATTCGATGGCCATGAGAGAGAAACAGACCGGGTAGGCGATGGTGAGGATCCACTTCGGTACGAAGAAGGCGCGCACGTCATAGTCGCTGCGCTGGAGGTTCAGCATCACCAGGTCATAGCCCTTCCAGGCCAATACCACGCAGACCGTCACGCAGAGCAGGGCGACCAGCCGGCTCAATACCTGCAGGGCCAGCGGTGGCAGGATCGAGGTGAGCAGTTCGATATGCACGTGCCCCTTGTGCCTGACCAGCCAGGGCGCACCCAGCAGGGTCAGATAGAACATGGCGTACTCGGTGGAGAGGAAGAACCAGGCAGAGGGCTGCAGGCCCAGGTTGCGGATCACCACGGAGAGCACGATGGCGACCATCAGCCACACCAGCATGATGGCGGCCAGCAGGGCCATGCCGTTGAGCAGCAGAAGATAGGCGCGGGTTGCGTATCGCATAGCGTCATCCAGGGCCCGGCAGCGAGCCAGGCGGGAACAGGAAGGAGAGCCGGCCGCCTGGCGGCCGGCTCGTCATGCTTCAGAGGTCGTTGAACTTCTCGATCAGCTCGTCATAGTGCTCGAGGCCCATGGGGTGACGTTCCATCTGGCGACGCATGCGCTCCCAGGTGGCTTCACGGGCTGCTTCTGAAAAGCGCTCGCCGGCTTCGCCTTCCAGGCGGAAGACCTGCATGCCGTCGGCTTCCAGCTCTTCGAGCTGCTCCGTTGCCAGCACCTCGAAACGCTCTGCGCTTGCGCGCTCATGTTCGATGGCCACTTCCTGGAGGATCTCGCGAGCCTCTTCGCTCAGAGCGTTCCAGCTATCCAGGTTGAGGATGACGCCCATGTCGGTGGAGAAGAAATCGGGGTCGATCCGGTAGTTCAGGAAGCGATCCCAGTTGAGGTCCTTGAGGCCGATCTGGGTCCAGCCGGTGGCGTTGACCACGTTGCGCTCCAGCGCCGAGTAGACGTCGGTGGTGGGCAGGCTGATCGGCTGTGCGCCCAGGTAGTCCTGGAAGAAGGCGTCGTAGACCGGGTTGCTGCGCAGCGTCATTCCCGAGACGCTCAGGTTGCCGTCGTCGTCCAGGCGGGGCTCGTTGATCGTGTAGAGGTTGTAGCTGACACCGCTGTCGAACCAGCCCAGGTAATAGGTGCCCATCTTTTCCTGGTGTATCTCGTTGAGCAGGTCGATGCCGCCGTTCTCGCGGGCATGGATGGCGTTGGTGTTCGAGGCGACCATGGCATCGCGCTCCGGTACGGTGCCGGCGTAGAAGCTGGCCGCGGTATAGGCCATGTCGA
It contains:
- the dctP gene encoding TRAP transporter substrate-binding protein DctP, whose translation is MNKQLLATLGVATLLASTHAAAVDRISAVHAFPPSLIYTQSFLEFVDKVNERGEGVVQIDVRGGPEVIGLSEQPDAVRNGVVDMAYTAASFYAGTVPERDAMVASNTNAIHARENGGIDLLNEIHQEKMGTYYLGWFDSGVSYNLYTINEPRLDDDGNLSVSGMTLRSNPVYDAFFQDYLGAQPISLPTTDVYSALERNVVNATGWTQIGLKDLNWDRFLNYRIDPDFFSTDMGVILNLDSWNALSEEAREILQEVAIEHERASAERFEVLATEQLEELEADGMQVFRLEGEAGERFSEAAREATWERMRRQMERHPMGLEHYDELIEKFNDL